The Bdellovibrio sp. GT3 genome contains the following window.
TGTGTCAGGCTTAAATAGAGGATTATCCGATGCAAAAAACATTATTCCTACTAAGTCTGCTTGCTGCTTCCGTTACTTCTGCTGCTAACTGCCCGCAGCTGACGGGGTTGTATCAGATGGCCGAGGGAGCCGTGGTAAAATATGAAAACGACAGTTGTGATCGATTGATTCGCTGGTCAGGATTTACGACCAAAAAAGGCGAGATCGTGATTTCGCCGGAAAAAGCGGTTTATGTGCTGGATGGAACTCCGCTATGCACGCACCAAAGATGCCAAAGCCCGGTGATTGCCGACAATGGAATTCGGTTTTCATTAAACTATGATGGTTACGTGAAATCCAAAGAGCACGGTCTGTGCGTGCACCGGGAATATACGATCTCGATCAATGCTGATGGAAATCTGCAAACTGCTTATCTTGTTCGCGACTGCGATGATGGATTCAGCGGGAAGACCACCAAGGTTTTCCCCCGATTGCCGAATCAATAATAAAACTATTTAAAATCAGCTTTCATAAACAGCGGAGTCAGCGTCACGCCGATTTCCTGAAGCTTCGGCTCTGGGAACGCAGGGCCGCGATGGATCACGCAAAGCACGTGAGAGATCTCGGCACCGATCGAACGAAGATCCGCAGTGGAGAGTACCACTTGACCACCGGTGGTGACGACGTCTTCAATCACCAAAACTTTTTTGCCCTTGATCTCAAGTCCTTCAGCAAATTTGCAAGTGCCGTACTCTTTCGCTTCCTTGCGCACGAACACACAGGGGATGCCGGTTTCCAATGACAAAGCCGTCGCAATTGGAATGCCGCCCATTTCCAGTCCCGCCAGTACTTCGGTCCCTGGAGGAATCAAGGAGA
Protein-coding sequences here:
- the pyrE gene encoding orotate phosphoribosyltransferase; translation: MTRAELAKKIYDIAHLTGEFKLRSGQISNEYFDKYRFEAQPHLLREIAKQMVSLIPPGTEVLAGLEMGGIPIATALSLETGIPCVFVRKEAKEYGTCKFAEGLEIKGKKVLVIEDVVTTGGQVVLSTADLRSIGAEISHVLCVIHRGPAFPEPKLQEIGVTLTPLFMKADFK